The DNA region CGGCCGCGCTGAAGACGCTTGCGGTGACCGGGACCAACGGCAAGACCACCACGGCGTTCCTGCTGGAGAGCGGTCTGCGGGCCGCCGGGTTGCACACCGGGCTGCTCGGAACTGTGGCGACCCGGATCGGCGACGAGGCGCTGCCCAGCATCCGGACCACCCCGGAGGCCCCGGAACTGCACGCACTGCTCGCGGTCATGCGTGAGCGCGGGGTGCAGGCGGTGGCGATGGAGGTCTCCTCGCACGCGATCGACATGCGCCGGGTCGACGGCATCCGGTTCGACGTGGCCGCGTTCACCAACCTGAGCCAGGACCATCTGGACTACCACTTCGCGATGGAGGACTACTTCGCCGCGAAGGCCCGGCTGTTCACCCCCGAGCACGCCGCCGCGGCCGTGATCAACCTTGACGATCCCTACGGGGCCCGGCTGGCCCGGATGACCCAGCTGCCACTGCACACCTACTCCGCCGCGGGCGACTCCGCGGCGGCCTGGCGCGCCACCGACGTCGTGGCCGGTCCGGACGGGTCGCAGTTCACCGTCACCGGGCCGGGCGGGGCGAGCGGGGCTGCCGTGGTCTCGTTGCCCGGTTCGTTCAACGTGGCCAACGCTCTCGGCGCGATCGTCTCGTTGGTGGTCGCCGGGATCTCGTTGGACGACGCCCTGCTCGGCGTCGCGGCCTGCCCGGGGGTGCCGGGGCGGATGCAGCGGGTCGCCATCGGCCAGCCGTTCCTGGCCGTCGTCGACTACGCCCACACCCCGGACGCGGTCGAGACGCTGCTGGCGGCCTTGCGTCCGGTGACCAAGGGCAGGCTGATCGTGGTGCTCGGCGCCGGTGGCGACCGCGACCGGGCCAAGCGGCCCCTCATGGGTGAGATCGCGTCCCGGGTCGGCGACGTACTCGTTCTCACCGACGACAATCCCCGCTCCGAGGACCCGCAGGCGATCATGGCCGCGCTACGGTCCGGGGCGGAGTCGGTGGCGATGGCTTCGGCGGCGACGTTGTACGTCGAGCACGACCGAGCCGCCGCGATCGAGCTCGCGGTGGGGATGGCGCGCGAGGGCGACACCGTGGTGGTGGCCGGCAAGGGGCACGAGCAGGGGCAGGAGGTGGCCGGCGTGGTGCGTC from Sporichthyaceae bacterium includes:
- a CDS encoding UDP-N-acetylmuramoyl-L-alanyl-D-glutamate--2,6-diaminopimelate ligase encodes the protein MTPTSPRPEAGGARSLEQIARLLGLGEASGALGDVEVTGLTLDSRQVRPGDLYAAMQGERAHGSQFVQDAAAAGAVAILTDPLGRYRSRYANLPVLTVPDARAVLGELAAEIYGDPAAALKTLAVTGTNGKTTTAFLLESGLRAAGLHTGLLGTVATRIGDEALPSIRTTPEAPELHALLAVMRERGVQAVAMEVSSHAIDMRRVDGIRFDVAAFTNLSQDHLDYHFAMEDYFAAKARLFTPEHAAAAVINLDDPYGARLARMTQLPLHTYSAAGDSAAAWRATDVVAGPDGSQFTVTGPGGASGAAVVSLPGSFNVANALGAIVSLVVAGISLDDALLGVAACPGVPGRMQRVAIGQPFLAVVDYAHTPDAVETLLAALRPVTKGRLIVVLGAGGDRDRAKRPLMGEIASRVGDVLVLTDDNPRSEDPQAIMAALRSGAESVAMASAATLYVEHDRAAAIELAVGMAREGDTVVVAGKGHEQGQEVAGVVRPFDDVTVLTDALAKLGAGAGP